Proteins encoded by one window of Clostridium bornimense:
- a CDS encoding Fur family transcriptional regulator has translation MENISAVFKEKKLKLTPQRIAVYKYLCSTNEHPSAETIYKALQPDYPTMSLATVYKALKTLTEVNLIQELNVGEGSFRYDATINAHPHIQCLTCGKVDDICGMPLDDIMIKANEYTDYEILGSKIYMFGICKDCK, from the coding sequence ATGGAGAATATATCTGCCGTATTTAAAGAAAAGAAACTTAAACTTACTCCTCAAAGAATAGCCGTATATAAATATTTATGTTCTACTAACGAACATCCATCAGCTGAAACTATTTATAAAGCACTACAACCAGATTATCCTACTATGAGCCTTGCTACTGTATATAAAGCTTTAAAAACTCTTACTGAAGTTAATCTTATCCAAGAACTAAATGTAGGAGAAGGTAGTTTTAGATATGATGCTACTATAAATGCTCATCCACATATTCAATGTTTAACCTGTGGTAAAGTAGATGATATCTGTGGAATGCCACTTGATGATATAATGATTAAAGCAAATGAATATACGGACTATGAAATTTTAGGAAGTAAAATATATATGTTTGGAATTTGTAAGGACTGTAAATAA
- the dapF gene encoding diaminopimelate epimerase — protein MNFDIIKCHGACNDFALIDEINNNYNFTEEDRRKLAILLCDRNGAVGGDGIVFMSKSQNCDGKMRIFNADGTEPEMCGNVLRNVGRFVMENFKKDEVTIETMKANYKVRKVKDIFNGVYTDEIELKAISFNPTDLPLISEKDKVIFQPIPELSVKEKFTAIACPNPHLVVLTDEIKADEIEEVGIKANSTKSVLPQGSNVNYLKVLDENTVYVKTYERGVGFTKACGTGMTASIVACTIAHPEMKNKPIKIYNDGGMIINTVVENEEELKVIMVGNATFVYTATVKYEDNTISVSNKKEFVEENESYDKFLEFTNAVEK, from the coding sequence ATGAATTTTGATATTATAAAGTGTCATGGTGCATGTAATGACTTTGCACTTATTGATGAAATAAATAATAATTATAATTTTACTGAAGAGGATAGAAGAAAACTAGCTATTTTACTTTGTGACAGAAATGGTGCTGTTGGTGGCGATGGTATTGTATTCATGAGCAAAAGTCAAAACTGTGATGGTAAGATGAGAATATTTAATGCTGATGGTACAGAACCAGAAATGTGTGGAAATGTTCTAAGAAATGTTGGAAGATTTGTTATGGAAAACTTCAAAAAAGATGAAGTTACTATAGAAACAATGAAAGCTAATTATAAAGTTAGAAAGGTAAAGGATATTTTTAATGGAGTATATACTGATGAGATAGAACTTAAAGCTATTTCATTTAATCCAACTGATTTACCATTAATATCTGAAAAGGACAAAGTAATATTTCAACCTATACCAGAATTATCAGTTAAAGAAAAATTTACAGCAATAGCATGTCCAAATCCACACTTAGTAGTATTAACTGATGAAATTAAAGCAGATGAAATAGAAGAAGTAGGTATAAAAGCTAACTCTACAAAATCAGTATTACCACAAGGCTCTAACGTAAATTATTTAAAAGTATTAGATGAAAATACGGTATATGTAAAAACATATGAAAGAGGAGTAGGATTTACAAAAGCTTGTGGTACAGGAATGACGGCCTCTATAGTTGCTTGTACTATAGCACACCCTGAAATGAAAAATAAACCTATAAAAATATATAATGATGGTGGAATGATCATTAATACTGTAGTAGAAAATGAAGAAGAACTAAAAGTAATAATGGTAGGAAATGCAACATTTGTTTATACAGCTACAGTAAAATATGAAGATAATACTATATCAGTATCAAATAAAAAAGAATTTGTAGAAGAAAATGAAAGCTACGATAAATTTTTAGAGTTTACTAACGCTGTTGAGAAATAG
- the yihA gene encoding ribosome biogenesis GTP-binding protein YihA/YsxC: MEIKKAEFVISAVKPTGYPDTDMKEVAFVGRSNVGKSSLINTITNRRKLVKVSQTPGKTKLVNFFIINDAMHFVDLPGYGYAKVSKKERESWGKTIEMYLHNRPQLSKVVLLLDCRRVPNEDDKLMYKWIRHYNYEPVIVMTKIDKLNRSEIVKAEKTIRTTLNIPKEVKIYNFSSLKKLGKEELTDKLLEDIAEPLND; encoded by the coding sequence ATGGAGATAAAAAAAGCTGAATTTGTTATTTCAGCAGTAAAACCAACAGGGTATCCAGATACAGATATGAAAGAAGTAGCTTTTGTTGGAAGATCAAATGTAGGAAAATCATCACTTATAAATACTATTACCAATAGAAGAAAATTAGTAAAAGTATCACAAACACCAGGGAAAACTAAGCTTGTGAACTTCTTTATAATAAATGATGCAATGCATTTTGTGGATTTGCCAGGATATGGTTATGCTAAAGTATCTAAAAAGGAAAGAGAAAGTTGGGGTAAGACTATAGAAATGTATCTTCATAATAGACCTCAATTAAGTAAAGTAGTTCTTTTATTAGATTGCAGAAGAGTACCAAATGAAGATGATAAGTTAATGTATAAATGGATAAGACATTATAATTATGAGCCAGTTATAGTAATGACTAAAATAGATAAATTAAATAGATCAGAAATAGTTAAAGCAGAAAAAACAATAAGAACTACATTAAATATTCCTAAGGAAGTAAAGATATATAACTTTTCATCTCTTAAAAAATTAGGAAAAGAAGAGCTTACAGATAAATTATTAGAAGATATAGCAGAACCGCTAAATGATTAA
- a CDS encoding M3 family oligoendopeptidase, whose amino-acid sequence MEGKWSLKEIYNGFDDDKFKEDINKGKTIIEEFKVLANSSETLNDRELLEKYIKLTLKCNDVIGKAYEFCNLTYAVDTKDINAQRYMDVLENQLSSITEYDSKIKLQVGKVKNLEALVKESEIIKEHKFFIEEIINDVKYILSPEVENVIAKMKNTGSVAWAKLRDGETSVVKVKVNKNGKEEEIPLTVARNLAYDKSEEIRKKAYEAELQAYKSIDESVAAALNGIKGEVITVTSLRGYESPLQEALFSSRMSEKTLDALISAIEEYYPVFRKYLKRKGEILGHKNGLPFYDLFAPIGELTREIPFEEGKKIVLDNFYNFSTKLGDFAKNAMENQWIDVYPRDGKVGGAFCSTITSIKESRVMLNYGGNFTDVVTMAHELGHGYHGSVLKDETAINNEYPMPLAETASTFCETLLKTNMINTLPKEEALTVLEGEISDATQVILDIMSRFIFEKEVFEKRKEAALSVEELCNIMIEAQKATYGDGLDENYLHPYMWICKPHYYDGDYNFYNYPYAFGQLFAKGLYKLYEEKGEEFIEEYDKLLKSTGKMNIVDVGKTIGIDFEDKSFWITSLKAMEKDIDKFLELTEDLIK is encoded by the coding sequence ATGGAGGGAAAATGGAGTTTAAAAGAAATATATAATGGATTTGATGATGATAAATTTAAAGAAGATATAAATAAAGGGAAAACAATAATAGAAGAATTTAAGGTATTAGCTAATAGTTCTGAAACATTAAATGATAGGGAATTGTTAGAAAAATATATTAAGTTAACATTAAAGTGTAATGATGTTATAGGAAAAGCATATGAGTTTTGTAATTTAACTTATGCAGTGGATACAAAAGACATTAATGCTCAAAGATATATGGATGTTTTAGAAAATCAATTATCGAGCATTACTGAATATGATTCAAAGATAAAACTACAGGTAGGAAAAGTTAAAAATCTCGAGGCATTAGTAAAAGAAAGTGAAATTATTAAAGAACATAAATTTTTTATAGAAGAAATAATAAATGATGTAAAATACATACTATCACCTGAAGTTGAAAATGTTATTGCAAAAATGAAAAATACAGGTTCAGTGGCTTGGGCAAAACTTAGAGATGGAGAAACTTCTGTAGTAAAGGTTAAAGTAAATAAGAACGGAAAAGAAGAAGAAATACCTCTTACAGTAGCGAGAAATTTAGCTTATGATAAAAGTGAAGAAATTAGAAAAAAAGCTTATGAAGCTGAACTTCAAGCATATAAATCTATTGATGAATCTGTAGCGGCAGCATTAAATGGAATAAAAGGTGAAGTTATAACTGTAACAAGTCTTAGGGGATATGAATCTCCGCTTCAAGAAGCATTATTTTCATCAAGAATGAGTGAAAAAACATTAGATGCGCTTATATCTGCTATAGAAGAGTATTATCCTGTTTTTAGAAAATACTTAAAACGTAAAGGTGAGATTTTAGGACATAAAAATGGACTTCCTTTTTATGATTTATTTGCACCTATAGGAGAATTAACTAGGGAAATTCCTTTTGAGGAAGGAAAAAAGATTGTTTTAGATAATTTTTATAATTTCTCAACAAAGCTAGGTGATTTTGCAAAAAATGCTATGGAGAATCAGTGGATAGACGTTTATCCAAGAGATGGAAAGGTAGGAGGAGCATTCTGTTCTACTATAACATCTATAAAAGAAAGTAGAGTAATGTTAAATTACGGTGGGAATTTTACTGACGTAGTAACAATGGCCCATGAATTAGGTCATGGATACCATGGCTCAGTATTAAAAGATGAGACAGCTATAAATAATGAATATCCAATGCCATTGGCAGAAACAGCATCTACTTTTTGTGAGACGCTTTTAAAAACGAATATGATTAATACACTTCCAAAGGAAGAGGCATTAACAGTATTAGAAGGTGAAATTAGTGATGCTACACAAGTAATTCTTGATATAATGAGTAGGTTTATATTTGAAAAAGAAGTATTTGAGAAAAGAAAAGAGGCGGCTTTATCTGTGGAAGAATTGTGCAACATTATGATAGAGGCACAAAAAGCTACATATGGTGATGGACTAGATGAAAATTATCTTCATCCATATATGTGGATTTGTAAGCCACATTATTATGATGGAGACTATAATTTTTATAATTATCCTTATGCTTTTGGACAATTATTTGCAAAAGGACTTTATAAATTATATGAAGAAAAAGGTGAAGAGTTTATAGAAGAATATGATAAACTTTTAAAATCTACAGGTAAGATGAATATAGTAGATGTAGGGAAAACTATAGGAATAGATTTTGAAGATAAAAGTTTCTGGATAACTTCATTGAAGGCTATGGAAAAAGATATAGATAAATTCTTAGAGTTAACAGAGGATCTTATTAAGTAG
- the gltA gene encoding NADPH-dependent glutamate synthase, with protein MKLNRVPVREQDPKERSTNFEEVCLGYNEEEAIEEANRCLGCKKPMCVTKCPVSVGIPEFIAQVKEGKFEEASKILNKYTALPSVCGRVCPQEVQCESKCVLGIKGEAVSIGKLERFVGDWAREHSVELSSKKESNGKKVAIIGSGPSGLTCAGDLAKEGFDVTIFEALHEPGGVLVYGIPEFRLPKDTVVKNEIENLKKIGVKIETNVLVGRTITIDELIDQGFEAVFIGSGAGLPRFMGIPGENANGVFSANEFLTRNNLMKAFKEDYDTPIVKGGVVAVVGGGNVAMDAARTAKRLGAEVHIIYRRGEEELPARKEEVHHAKEEGIIFDVLTNPVEIIQNEQGWVSGIKCVKMELGEPDESGRRSPKPIEGSEFVMDVNTVIMSLGTLPSSLIPSTTEGLEVNKRKCIVVHEETGETTRENVYAGGDAVTGAATVILAMGAGKTAAKAIIEKLG; from the coding sequence ATGAAGTTAAATAGGGTGCCAGTAAGAGAACAAGATCCAAAAGAAAGATCAACTAATTTTGAAGAAGTTTGCTTGGGATATAATGAAGAAGAGGCTATTGAAGAAGCAAATAGATGTTTAGGGTGTAAGAAACCTATGTGCGTAACAAAGTGTCCAGTATCAGTAGGAATTCCAGAATTTATTGCGCAAGTAAAAGAAGGAAAATTTGAAGAAGCATCTAAAATTTTAAATAAATACACTGCACTACCATCTGTATGTGGGAGAGTATGTCCACAAGAAGTTCAATGTGAATCTAAGTGTGTATTAGGAATTAAAGGTGAGGCAGTATCTATAGGTAAACTAGAAAGATTTGTTGGAGATTGGGCAAGAGAACATAGTGTAGAATTATCATCTAAGAAAGAATCTAACGGGAAAAAAGTAGCAATAATAGGTTCAGGGCCATCTGGATTAACATGTGCTGGGGATTTAGCAAAAGAAGGCTTTGATGTTACTATATTTGAAGCTCTTCATGAACCAGGAGGAGTTTTAGTATATGGTATTCCTGAATTTAGATTACCAAAAGATACAGTAGTAAAAAATGAAATTGAAAATTTAAAGAAAATTGGAGTAAAAATTGAGACTAATGTTTTAGTTGGAAGAACTATAACAATAGACGAGCTTATAGATCAAGGATTTGAAGCGGTATTTATAGGATCAGGAGCTGGACTACCAAGATTTATGGGGATACCAGGAGAAAATGCCAATGGTGTATTCTCAGCTAATGAATTTTTAACAAGAAATAATTTGATGAAAGCATTTAAAGAGGATTATGATACCCCGATAGTTAAAGGTGGAGTTGTAGCAGTTGTTGGTGGCGGAAATGTTGCAATGGATGCAGCGAGAACTGCTAAAAGACTTGGTGCTGAAGTTCATATTATATATAGAAGAGGTGAAGAAGAACTTCCAGCTAGAAAAGAAGAAGTTCATCATGCTAAAGAAGAAGGAATAATTTTTGATGTTTTAACAAACCCTGTAGAGATAATTCAAAATGAACAAGGTTGGGTTTCAGGGATAAAATGTGTAAAGATGGAATTGGGAGAACCAGATGAATCTGGAAGAAGATCACCAAAGCCAATTGAAGGATCAGAATTTGTAATGGATGTTAATACTGTAATAATGAGTTTAGGAACACTTCCAAGTTCATTAATTCCAAGTACTACAGAAGGTTTAGAAGTAAACAAGAGAAAATGTATAGTAGTCCATGAAGAAACAGGAGAAACAACAAGAGAAAATGTATATGCTGGAGGAGATGCTGTAACAGGAGCAGCAACTGTAATATTAGCAATGGGAGCAGGAAAAACTGCAGCAAAAGCAATAATAGAAAAACTAGGATAA
- a CDS encoding deoxynucleoside kinase has product MRYKEYLKKIEGKESWPMIVVDGVVGVGKTTLMNILVEELGYTAFLEPVVDNPILDKFYYDRKRYSFPLQIFFLNNRFRAIKEASLIDKAVLDRSIYGDLIFAKLLMENNEMDEEEYNIYTDLFENMAEHLCPPKLMIYLETSVDDAIKKINKRGREYEKVVEKDYWLRLNEQYAEYFRDYNISPLLKINVDNLDFENNPKDREYVLNLIREALK; this is encoded by the coding sequence ATGAGATATAAAGAATATTTAAAAAAGATAGAGGGAAAGGAATCTTGGCCAATGATAGTAGTAGATGGAGTAGTTGGTGTTGGTAAAACTACACTTATGAATATTTTAGTAGAGGAACTGGGATATACAGCATTTTTGGAACCAGTGGTGGACAACCCTATATTAGATAAATTTTATTATGATAGAAAAAGATATTCATTTCCACTTCAAATATTTTTTCTAAATAATAGATTTAGAGCTATAAAAGAAGCTTCTTTAATAGATAAGGCGGTATTAGATAGAAGTATCTATGGAGATTTAATTTTTGCAAAGTTATTAATGGAAAATAATGAAATGGATGAAGAAGAATATAATATCTATACGGATTTATTTGAAAATATGGCAGAACATTTATGTCCTCCTAAACTTATGATTTATTTAGAAACTAGTGTTGATGATGCTATAAAAAAAATTAATAAAAGAGGTAGAGAGTACGAAAAGGTAGTAGAAAAAGATTATTGGTTAAGATTAAATGAGCAATATGCAGAATATTTTAGGGATTATAATATATCGCCTCTTTTAAAAATTAATGTAGATAATTTAGATTTTGAGAATAATCCTAAAGATAGAGAATATGTATTAAATTTAATAAGAGAAGCTTTAAAGTAA
- a CDS encoding DegV family protein, which produces MNNVTIITDSISDLNFSILNEYNIISLPIKIDIDGTLYRDKIDISNEEFYKIIREKNIFPKTSQISPSEFEEVFSNELNKGNKVICVTVSSYLSGTYNSAHIAKNNLESDDIFIIDSLSATVGQGLIVVELAKYINKAKNIEELLEYSNKLINNQKSIIGVDSIEMLKRGGRIPKSLATISTLLDIKPLLTLKDGHLEAVSKVRGMKSLIKNICKTINTSNINKEYSIIIAHANNTSHCNLILETLKEQFPDVEIITSEVGIAVGCHIGEGALAVFIQEKN; this is translated from the coding sequence ATGAATAATGTTACTATAATAACAGATTCTATATCTGACTTAAATTTTTCTATTTTAAATGAATACAATATTATTTCTTTACCAATTAAAATTGATATAGATGGAACTTTATATAGAGATAAAATTGATATCTCTAATGAAGAGTTTTATAAAATAATCAGAGAAAAAAATATTTTTCCTAAAACTTCTCAAATATCTCCATCTGAATTTGAAGAGGTTTTTTCTAATGAATTAAATAAAGGTAATAAAGTTATTTGCGTAACTGTATCTTCTTACTTAAGTGGAACTTACAATTCTGCGCATATAGCTAAAAACAATCTAGAAAGCGATGATATATTTATAATAGATTCTTTATCAGCTACAGTTGGACAAGGACTTATTGTAGTAGAGTTAGCTAAGTATATTAATAAAGCTAAAAATATAGAAGAGTTATTAGAATACTCAAATAAATTGATAAATAATCAAAAGTCTATTATCGGCGTTGATTCAATAGAAATGCTAAAACGAGGTGGAAGAATTCCTAAATCTCTAGCAACTATTAGCACCCTTTTAGACATTAAACCACTATTAACTTTAAAAGATGGCCATCTAGAAGCAGTATCCAAAGTTCGTGGTATGAAATCCCTTATAAAAAATATTTGTAAAACTATTAATACTTCAAATATAAATAAAGAATATTCTATAATTATTGCTCATGCAAATAATACTTCTCACTGTAACTTAATACTTGAAACACTTAAAGAACAATTCCCTGATGTTGAAATAATAACATCAGAAGTTGGAATAGCCGTTGGATGTCACATAGGTGAAGGAGCATTAGCAGTATTTATCCAAGAAAAGAATTAG
- a CDS encoding 6-phosphofructokinase translates to MRNCIVAQSGGPTAVINSSVIGIFDENLKTQYYNNVYCGLNGIEGILRGDIRNLSEMDYATLHNLKYTPSSGLGSCRYKLKSPEENPTEYNKLFDLLTSMNITTFFYVGGNDSMDTVDKLSKYAEIINSDIKFIGVPKTIDNDLYITDHTPGFGSAAKIIATTTLETYLDSSVYTNNGIFILETMGRDTGWLAASAALAQIGGKPVADFIYLPEVAFDVDKFLEDVRAKFEEQNQVYIVASEGIKNSEGVFIADTQPTSSHDNFGHAQLGGVCNTLKELIINAGITSRVKTLELGVIQRCAMHCASDRDIEEAHMVGRDAINYSIDGETGIMVAIKRVNNAPYVSTTSAVPVCEIANKIKYFPTNWINEAHNHVTEDAIEYVRPLVQGEPSIYTELGMPKFSLIR, encoded by the coding sequence ATGAGAAACTGCATCGTTGCCCAATCAGGTGGCCCAACTGCTGTTATTAATTCTTCAGTTATCGGGATATTTGACGAAAATTTAAAAACTCAATATTACAATAATGTTTATTGCGGCTTAAATGGTATTGAAGGTATTTTAAGAGGTGATATTAGGAATCTATCAGAGATGGATTATGCTACATTACATAACCTAAAGTATACGCCTTCATCTGGACTTGGGTCTTGTAGATATAAACTAAAGAGCCCAGAAGAAAATCCTACTGAATATAATAAATTATTTGACTTATTAACTTCTATGAATATTACTACATTTTTCTATGTTGGTGGTAATGACTCCATGGACACTGTAGATAAGCTTTCTAAATATGCAGAAATTATTAATTCTGATATAAAATTTATTGGTGTTCCTAAAACTATTGATAATGATCTTTACATAACTGATCATACTCCTGGTTTTGGATCTGCAGCAAAAATAATTGCAACAACTACTCTTGAAACTTATCTTGACTCATCTGTATATACTAATAATGGTATATTCATCTTAGAAACTATGGGAAGAGATACTGGTTGGCTTGCTGCTTCTGCTGCTCTAGCTCAAATAGGAGGTAAACCTGTAGCTGACTTTATATATCTTCCAGAAGTAGCTTTTGACGTTGATAAATTTCTAGAAGACGTTAGAGCTAAATTTGAAGAACAAAATCAAGTATATATTGTTGCATCTGAAGGTATTAAAAATTCTGAAGGAGTATTTATAGCTGATACACAACCAACTTCATCTCATGATAATTTTGGCCATGCTCAATTAGGTGGTGTATGTAATACCCTTAAAGAACTAATCATAAATGCAGGTATAACATCTAGAGTTAAAACCTTAGAACTTGGAGTTATACAAAGATGTGCTATGCACTGTGCATCTGATAGAGATATAGAAGAAGCTCATATGGTCGGAAGAGATGCCATTAATTATTCTATAGATGGTGAAACTGGAATAATGGTAGCAATAAAAAGAGTGAATAATGCTCCTTATGTTTCCACAACATCTGCAGTTCCAGTATGCGAAATAGCTAATAAAATTAAATATTTCCCAACTAACTGGATAAATGAAGCTCATAATCATGTTACTGAAGATGCTATTGAATATGTTAGACCTTTAGTTCAAGGAGAGCCAAGTATTTATACTGAGCTTGGAATGCCTAAGTTTTCATTAATAAGATAA
- a CDS encoding sulfide/dihydroorotate dehydrogenase-like FAD/NAD-binding protein produces the protein MYEIVKKIELAPKIFLMDVKAPKVAKAAKPGQFIILIVDEKGERIPLTICDYDLDKGTVTIVIQAVGYSTNKIVSLKEGDFINDFAGPLGRPSEFINEEINKLKDKKILFVAGGVGAAPVYPQVKWLSERGIKTDVIIGGRSKEFVILEDEMKKLGANVYPCTDDGSYGFNGRVTDKIKDLVDNGNNYDEVIAIGPMIMMKFVCSLTKELGISTIVSLNTLMVDGTGMCGACRVTVGNETKFACVDGPEFDGHLVDFDEAMKRQAIYKTEEGQKLAKAEKDHTCTCKKNI, from the coding sequence ATGTATGAAATAGTTAAGAAAATAGAATTAGCACCAAAAATTTTTTTAATGGATGTAAAAGCTCCAAAGGTAGCAAAAGCTGCAAAGCCGGGGCAATTTATTATTCTTATTGTTGATGAGAAAGGTGAAAGAATACCGCTTACAATATGTGATTATGATTTAGATAAAGGTACAGTTACTATAGTTATTCAAGCTGTAGGATACTCAACTAATAAGATAGTATCTTTAAAAGAAGGGGATTTCATTAATGACTTTGCAGGTCCTTTGGGAAGACCATCTGAATTTATAAATGAAGAAATAAATAAGTTAAAAGATAAAAAGATTTTATTTGTAGCTGGTGGAGTTGGGGCTGCACCAGTATATCCTCAAGTAAAATGGTTAAGTGAAAGAGGCATAAAAACAGATGTAATAATTGGGGGTAGAAGTAAGGAGTTTGTAATACTAGAAGATGAAATGAAGAAGTTAGGTGCAAATGTATATCCTTGTACTGATGACGGAAGTTATGGCTTTAATGGAAGAGTTACAGATAAAATAAAAGATCTAGTGGATAATGGGAATAACTATGATGAAGTTATAGCTATTGGACCAATGATAATGATGAAATTTGTATGTAGCTTAACAAAAGAATTAGGTATATCAACTATAGTATCTTTAAATACTCTTATGGTAGATGGAACAGGAATGTGTGGTGCTTGTAGGGTAACTGTAGGAAATGAAACAAAATTTGCTTGTGTTGATGGTCCTGAATTTGATGGACATCTTGTGGATTTTGATGAAGCTATGAAAAGACAAGCTATATATAAAACAGAAGAAGGACAAAAATTAGCTAAGGCAGAAAAAGATCATACTTGTACTTGTAAGAAAAACATTTAG